A genomic region of Alnus glutinosa chromosome 11, dhAlnGlut1.1, whole genome shotgun sequence contains the following coding sequences:
- the LOC133882706 gene encoding phytosulfokine receptor 1-like, producing the protein MGFRGFCLFLFAVLALSFEPWLLKSEELTCNSIDLRALTGFYNCVDSEIAGTWNKTASPDCCSWTGVICDSSTVSGTRVVGLELGSKRLTGKICGSLAELYHLRVLNLSYNFLSGSLPAELFKLQNLEVIDVSNNDFTGSINRGMCRTSTGIRVLNFSNNHFSGEFPKDLANCTSLQYLSFDKNSLSGSLPESIFQLQNMRQLHLQDNWISGLLNNGFGNLSNLVKLDISSNMFSGDLPDVFGSLTKLEHFSANTNLFTGRLPTSLVNSPSLQILYLNNNSLSGSINLNCSAMKNLVSLDLGSILFHGPIPDSLSFCQRLTVLNLARNNLNSELPNDFKNLQALTYLSLSNTSLVNISSTLGILQHCRNLSILVLSLNFHDEEIPDNVNLQFNNLKGLVLGNCKLRGSIPQWLSSCHNLQLLDLAWNHLGGTIPSWFGKFESLFYLDLSNNSFKGEIPRSLTLLQTLISGNISLEEPVSSFHLSIFRQGGGRGMRYKQISAFRPTLDLSYNMLQGPIWPGFGNLKRLHVFILKYNNLSGPIPDNLSGMSSLEVIDLSHNKLLGEIPLSMGNLSFLSAFNVSYNQLCGEIPKAVQFDTFPDTCFVGNIGLCRALCTCEPEQPPTHSFREKKTKIIGLPFGIGAATSFVLTVTGCFMSGWVLSKPKKRKNTVTRIGH; encoded by the coding sequence ATGGGCTTCCGAggtttttgtttgttcttgtttGCTGTATTGGCTCTCAGTTTCGAGCCTTGGCTCCTGAAATCTGAGGAACTGACTTGCAATTCAATAGACTTGAGGGCCTTGACTGGTTTCTACAATTGTGTTGATTCGGAGATTGCTGGGACGTGGAACAAGACAGCCTCTCCTGATTGCTGCAGTTGGACTGGTGTCATTTGTGATAGTTCAACTGTTTCTGGCACAAGAGTAGTTGGCTTGGAACTTGGCAGCAAACGGCTTACAGGTAAGATCTGTGGATCCTTGGCAGAATTGTATCACTTGAGAGTCCTAAACCTGTCGTATAATTTTCTCAGTGGTTCCCTCCCTGCTGAGTTGTTTAAATTGCAGAACTTAGAGGTCATAGACGTAAGCAACAATGATTTTACCGGTTCAATCAATAGAGGTATGTGTAGAACATCTACGGGTATTCGAGTGCTTAATTTCTCTAATAACCATTTTTCTGGAGAATTTCCAAAGGATTTGGCAAATTGTACCTCCCTGCAATATCTCTCCTTTGATAAAAATAGTTTATCAGGGAGTTTGCCCGAGAGCATCTTCCAGTTGCAAAATATGAGACAACTGCATCTTCAAGATAATTGGATCTCTGGGCTGCTGAATAATGGATTTGGTAACCTCTCTAACCTTGTGAAACTGGATATCTCCTCTAATATGTTTTCTGGAGATCTTCCAGATGTTTTTGGGAGCCTTACAAAGCTTGAGCATTTCTCGGCCAATACAAATCTATTTACTGGCCGTTTGCCTACTTCGTTGGTGAACTCTCCATCACTTCAAATCCTATATTTGAACAACAATTCTCTAAGTGGCTCCATCAACCTCAACTGTTCTGCAATGAAAAATCTTGTATCCCTGGATCTTGGGTCTATTCTGTTCCACGGTCCAATTCCTGATAGTCTATCCTTCTGTCAAAGACTGACTGTACTTAATCTTGCTCGCAACAACCTTAATAGTGAACTTCCCAATGATTTCAAGAATCTTCAAGCCCTAACATATCTCTCATTGTCAAACACCAGCCTTGTTAATATATCATCAACTCTTGGGATTCTGCAACACTGTAGAAACTTAAGTATTCTGGTCCTTTCTTTGAACTTCCATGATGAAGAAATACCTGATAATGTGAATCTGCAATTCAACAACCTCAAGGGTCTAGTTCTTGGCAATTGTAAACTCAGAGGTTCAATCCCACAATGGTTGAGTAGTTGCCATAACTTGCAGTTGTTGGATTTAGCATGGAATCATTTGGGTGGAACCATTCCATCCTGGTTTGGAAAGTTTGAATCTCTTTTTTACTTGGATTTATCAAATAACTCTTTCAAAGGTGAGATACCAAGGAGCTTGACCCTACTACAGACCCTCATAAGTGGGAATATCTCACTTGAAGAGCCTGTCTCAAGCTTTCATCTTTCCATTTTTAGACAAGGAGGTGGGCGAGGCATGAGGTATAAGCAAATTTCTGCCTTTCGGCCAACTTTAGACCTTAGTTACAACATGCTCCAAGGACCAATCTGGCCAGGTTTTGGGAATTTGAAAAGGCTCCATGTCTTCATCCTGAAATATAATAATCTGTCAGGACCTATTCCAGATAATTTATCTGGGATGTCAAGCTTAGAGGTAATTGACTTGTCTCACAATAAGCTATTAGGAGAAATACCTCTTTCCATGGGTAATCTTAGCTTCCTGTCGGCTTTCAACGTATCGTATAATCAGCTGTGTGGGGAAATCCCTAAAGCAGTCCAGTTCGATACTTTCCCAGATACATGCTTTGTGGGAAACATTGGTCTCTGTCGTGCACTGTGTACTTGTGAGCCTGAACAGCCTCCTACTCATTCATTCAGAGAGAAAAAGACGAAAATCATTGGTTTGCCTTTTGGAATTGGAGCAGCAACAAGTTTTGTTCTTACTGTCACAGGTTGCTTCATGTCCGGATGGGTGCTTTCCAAGCCCAAAAAACGGAAGAATACAGTAACTAGAATTGGACATTAG
- the LOC133882657 gene encoding phytosulfokine receptor 1-like encodes MLLLRLSPHPSSVMGFRGFCLFLFAVLALSFEPWLLKSAELTCNSIDLRALTGFYNCVDSEIAGTWNKTASPDCCSWTGVICDSSTVSGTRVVGLELGSKRLTGKICESLADLYHLRVLNLSYNYLSGSLPAELFKLQNLEVIDVSNNDFTGSINRGMCRTSTGIRVLNFSNNHFSGEFPKDLANCTSLQYLSFDKNSLSGSLPESIFQLQNMRQLHLQDNWISGLLNNGFGNLSNLVKLDISSNMFSGDLPDVFGSLTKLEHFSANTNLFTGRLPTSLVNSPSLQILYLNNNSLSGSINLNCSAMKNLVSLDLGSNLFHGPIPDSLSFCQRLTVLNLARNNLNSELPNDFKNLQALTYLSLSNTSLVNISSTLGILQHCRNLSILVLSLNFHDEEIPDNVNLQFNNLKGLVLGNCKLRGSIPQWLSSCHNLQLLDLAWNHLGGTIPSWFGKFESLFYLDLSNNSFKGEIPRSLTLLQTLISGNISLEEPVSSFHLSIFRQGGGRGMRYKQISAFRPTLDLSYNMLQGPIWPGFGNLKRLHVFILKYNNLSGPIPDNLSGMSSLEVIDLSHNKLLGEIPLSMGNLSFLSAFNVSYNQLCGEIPKAVQFDTFPDTCFVGNIGLCRALCTCEPEQPPTHSFREKKTKIIGLPFGIGAATSFVLTVTGCFMSGWVLSKPKKRKNTVTRIGH; translated from the coding sequence ATGTTACTTTTGCGTCTCTCCCCGCATCCCTCTTCTGTAATGGGCTTCCGAggtttttgtttgttcttgtttGCTGTATTGGCTCTCAGTTTCGAGCCTTGGCTCCTGAAATCTGCGGAACTGACTTGCAATTCAATAGACTTGAGGGCCTTGACTGGTTTCTACAATTGTGTTGATTCGGAGATTGCTGGGACGTGGAACAAGACAGCCTCTCCTGATTGCTGCAGTTGGACTGGTGTCATTTGTGATAGTTCAACTGTTTCTGGCACAAGAGTAGTTGGCTTGGAACTTGGCAGCAAAAGGCTTACAGGTAAGATCTGTGAATCCTTGGCAGATTTGTATCACTTGAGAGTCCTGAACCTGTCTTATAATTATCTCAGTGGTTCCCTCCCTGCTGAGTTGTTTAAATTGCAGAACTTGGAGGTCATAGACGTAAGCAACAATGATTTTACCGGTTCAATCAATCGAGGTATGTGTAGAACATCTACGGGTATTCGAGTGCTTAATTTCTCTAATAACCATTTTTCTGGAGAATTTCCAAAGGATTTGGCAAATTGTACCTCCCTGCAATATCTCTCCTTTGATAAAAATAGTTTATCAGGGAGTTTGCCCGAGAGCATCTTCCAGTTGCAAAATATGAGACAACTGCATCTTCAAGATAATTGGATCTCTGGGCTGCTGAATAATGGATTTGGTAACCTCTCTAACCTTGTGAAACTGGATATCTCCTCTAATATGTTTTCTGGAGATCTTCCAGATGTTTTTGGGAGCCTTACAAAGCTTGAGCATTTCTCGGCCAATACAAATCTATTTACTGGCCGTTTGCCTACTTCGTTGGTGAACTCTCCATCACTTCAAATCCTATATTTGAACAACAATTCTCTAAGTGGCTCCATCAACCTCAACTGTTCTGCAATGAAAAATCTTGTATCCCTGGATCTTGGGTCTAATCTGTTCCACGGTCCAATTCCTGATAGTCTATCCTTCTGTCAAAGACTGACTGTACTTAATCTTGCTCGCAACAACCTTAATAGTGAACTTCCCAATGATTTCAAGAATCTTCAAGCCCTAACATATCTCTCATTGTCAAACACCAGCCTTGTTAATATATCATCAACTCTTGGGATTCTGCAACACTGTAGAAACTTAAGTATTCTGGTCCTTTCTTTGAACTTCCATGATGAAGAAATACCTGATAATGTGAATCTGCAATTCAACAACCTCAAGGGTCTAGTTCTTGGCAATTGTAAACTCAGAGGTTCAATCCCACAATGGTTGAGTAGTTGCCATAACTTGCAGTTGTTGGATTTAGCATGGAATCATTTGGGTGGAACCATTCCATCCTGGTTTGGAAAGTTTGAATCTCTTTTTTACTTGGATTTATCAAATAACTCTTTCAAAGGTGAGATACCAAGGAGCTTGACCCTACTACAGACCCTCATAAGTGGGAATATCTCACTTGAAGAGCCTGTCTCAAGCTTTCATCTTTCCATTTTTAGACAAGGAGGTGGGCGAGGCATGAGGTATAAGCAAATTTCTGCCTTTCGGCCAACTTTAGACCTTAGTTACAACATGCTCCAAGGACCAATCTGGCCAGGTTTTGGGAATTTGAAAAGGCTCCATGTCTTCATCCTGAAATATAATAATCTGTCAGGACCTATTCCAGATAATTTATCTGGGATGTCAAGCTTAGAGGTAATTGACTTGTCTCACAATAAGCTATTAGGAGAAATACCTCTTTCCATGGGTAATCTTAGCTTCCTGTCGGCTTTCAACGTATCGTATAATCAGCTGTGTGGGGAAATCCCTAAAGCAGTTCAGTTCGATACTTTCCCAGATACATGCTTTGTGGGAAACATTGGTCTCTGTCGTGCACTGTGTACTTGTGAGCCTGAACAGCCTCCTACTCATTCATTCAGAGAGAAAAAGACGAAAATCATTGGTTTGCCTTTTGGAATTGGAGCAGCAACAAGTTTTGTTCTTACTGTCACAGGTTGCTTCATGTCCGGATGGGTGCTTTCCAAGCCCAAAAAACGGAAGAATACAGTAACTAGAATTGGACATTAG